The following coding sequences lie in one Chionomys nivalis chromosome 8, mChiNiv1.1, whole genome shotgun sequence genomic window:
- the LOC130880702 gene encoding olfactory receptor 52K1-like: MSGWSNGAYNESYTSFFLVGFPGIQEARALLVLPFLSLYLVILFTNALIIHTVASQQTLHQPMYLLIALLLAVNVCTATTVLPTMLFSFSTRFNRISLPQCLGQMFCIYFFIVFDCNILLVMALDRYVAICYPLRYPEIVTGQLLACLVGLAATRSTCIVAPVVVLASRVRFCRSDVIHHFACEHMALMKLSCGDISLNKTVGLTVRIFNRVLDMLLLGASYSRILHAVFKISSGGARSKALNTCGSHLLVIFTVYSSTMSSSIVYRVARAASQDTHNLLSAFYLLLPCLINPIIYGARTKEIRQPLVTLLHRTQQQVSTEKPQSLPSHRELPG; this comes from the coding sequence ATGTCAGGGTGGAGCAATGGCGCCTACAATGAGTCCTACACCAGCTTCTTCCTGGTGGGCTTCCCAGGGATACAAGAAGCCAGAGCCCTCCTGGTGCTGCCCTTCCTCAGCCTCTACCTGGTGATCCTCTTCACCAATGCCCTGATCATCCACACAGTGGCATCCCAGCAGACCCTGCACCAGCCCATGTATCTGCTCATCGCCCTGCTACTGGCTGTCAATGTCTGCACTGCCACCACCGTGCTGCCCACCATGCTGTTCAGCTTCTCCACACGCTTCAACCGCATCTCCCTCCCTCAGTGCCTGGGGCAGATGTTCTGCATCTACTTCTTCATTGTCTTTGACTGCAACATCCTCCTGGTCATGGCCCTGGATCGCTATGTGGCTATCTGCTACCCTCTCCGCTACCCAGAGATAGTGACAGGACAGCTACTGGCTTGCCTGGTGGGGTTGGCAGCCACCAGGAGCACATGCATCGTTGCTCCGGTGGTGGTGCTGGCCTCCCGAGTGCGCTTCTGCCGCTCAGATGTGATCCATCACTTTGCCTGTGAGCACATGGCCCTGATGAAGCTGTCCTGTGGGGACATCTCACTGAATAAGACCGTGGGACTCACTGTTCGCATCTTCAACAGAGTCCTGGATATGCTTCTGCTAGGAGCCTCCTATTCCCGCATCCTCCATGCTGTCTTCAAGATCTCATCAGGTGGAGCGCGGTCTAAGGCCCTGAACACCTGTGGCTCCCACCTGCTGGTCATCTTCACTGTCTACTCCTCCACCATGTCCTCATCCATTGTCTACCGCGTGGCCCGTGCTGCCTCCCAAGACACACACAACCTGCTCAGTGCTTTCTACCTGCTGCTCCCATGTCTGATCAACCCCATCATCTATGGGGCCAGAACCAAGGAAATCAGGCAGCCCCTGGTGACTCTGCTCCACAGGACTCAACAACAGGTCTCCACTGAGAAGCCCCAGTCCCTGCCCTCACATAGAGAGCTTCCTGGCTGA
- the LOC130880720 gene encoding olfactory receptor 52E8-like, with product MGEEGNASIFNFSYTNFLLVGFPGLREWRPLLVLPLSFLYVSIISANALVIHTVVAQRSLHQPMYVLIALLLAVNICASTTVMPKMLEGFVRYANPISLRGCLVQMFFIYFTLLLDYNLLLAMALDRYVAICHPLRYTELMTSHLLGLIATFALTRSLGVAVSLVVVTATARFCRTSVIQHFTCEYIALLNIACGDLTFNNRLGLAMRLVTVTFDLTLLGTSYTRIIYAAFRISSGGARAKALHTCGSHLLVILTIYLSGLSTSIVFRVAKTVSQDVQNLLSAIYLLLPGALNPLIYGMRTKEIRQHIEKILCGKRSPQDIREKSENMRGERELPG from the coding sequence ATGGGTGAGGAAGGAAATGCCAGCATCTTCAACTTTTCCTACACCAACTTCCTCCTGGTGGGCTTCCCTGGACTGCGCGAGTGGCGCCCCCTTCTGGtcctgcctctttccttcctctacgTGTCCATCATTTCTGCAAATGCCTTAGTCATCCATACAGTGGTGGCCCAGAGAAGTCTGCATCAGCCTATGTACGTGCTCATTGCCCTGCTCCTGGCTGTCAACATCTGCGCCTCCACAACTGTGATGCCTAAAATGCTAGAAGGCTTTGTGCGCTACGCCAATCCCATCTCGCTACGTGGCTGCCTGGTACAAATGTTCTTTATCTACTTTACACTCCTTCTGGACTACAATCTCCTGTTAGCCATGGCCCTCGATCGCTACGTGGCCATTTGTCACCCACTTCGCTATACAGAACTGATGACCTCTCATTTACTGGGCCTGATTGCTACCTTCGCTCTGACACGGAGCCTAGGAGTAGCAGTGTCCCTAGTGGTAGTAACTGCCACAGCCCGATTCTGCAGGACGTCGGTGATACAGCACTTCACCTGCGAATACATTGCACTGCTGAACATAGCTTGTGGAGACCTGACCTTCAACAATCGGTTGGGATTGGCTATGCGGTTGGTCACCGTGACCTTTGACCTGACCTTATTGGGAACCTCCTACACCCGTATCATCTACGCTGCCTTCCGGATCTCTTCTGGGGGAGCCCGAGCCAAGGCCTTGCACACTTGTGGGTCCCACTTACTGGTCATCCTCACCATCTATCTTTCTGGTCTGTCTACTTCCATTGTCTTTCGAGTGGCCAAGACTGTGTCTCAAGACGTCCAGAACCTACTCAGTGCCATATACCTGCTGCTCCCAGGAGCCTTGAATCCTCTCATTTATGGGATGAGAACTAAGGAGATCCGGCAACACATAGAGAAAATACTCTGTGGAAAGCGGTCACCCCAAGACATCAGAGAGAAGTCAGAGAAcatgagaggggagagggagttACCCGGATAG